The genomic stretch CGAGGATCTCGTCAGCGACCCGCACCGCGAGTTCACGCCCCAGCAGCTCCTCGGCTACGTCGCGGGACAACCGCTCATGTTCGCGCCGGGAACGAGCTTCGCGTACTCGAACACGAACACGATCCTGCTCGGGCTCGTCGTGGAGCAGGTCTCGGGCCAGTCGCTGCCCGACTACCTGCGGCAGCACATCCTGCAGCCGCTCGGGATGAGCCGGACGAGCTTCCCGCTGACCTCGGACATGCCCGCGCCGTTCGCCCACGGGTTCACGCAGCTGAGCCCGAGTAGTCCGGTCACGGACGCGACGAACTACAACCCGTCGTGGACGTGGGCCGCGGGCCAGCTGGTCTCCGACGCGCACGATCTGCGCATCTGGGCGCGCCGGCTCATCAGCGGCCGCGGGCTCCTGTCGCCGGCGACGCAGCGCGAGCGGCTGGCGTCCGTCGCCGGGCCCGGCGACCCGATCGCCTACGGGATCGGCCTGTTCAACGTCCAGGGCTGGCTGGGGCACAACGGCTCGCTGCCGGGGTACCAGACGCTGACCCTGCGCCGGCCGAAGGCGCGCGCGACCATCGTCGCGCTGCTGACGTCCGACATCGAGGTCGGCGGCCGGGCGCCGAGCACGCTGGTCGGCCAGGCGATCACCAAGGTCATCACCCCGAAGCACGTCTACACGCTGCCCGCGGCGCCCACGGCCGAGCCCGAGTGATCGGCCGCCGGCCCGGCTGACCCGGGCCCAAACGGGGAAACAGGCGGGCATGGAGCAGCCCGCCGAGTCCGCCGAGTCCGACCCCCGGCCCGCGGGGCCGCTGAGCCGAGCGTACGCCCGCCTCGTCACCACGCTGGCGCCGCTCATCGTGCCGGCGTGGATCGCCGCGGCGGTGCTCGCCGTCCTGTACCTGCCGGCAATGGGGCAGGGGGGCGCGCTGGCGGGCTTCGAGCCGAGCGGCTCGCGGGCGGCGGCGGTCGAGGCCCGCTCGGCGCAGCTCTTCGGGACGCCCCTGATCGCGCGGACGCTCGTCGTCCAGCGCGACGCGCAGGGACTTTCGGCCGCCGCGCAGGTGCGTGCGCTCGGCCGCGCTCGAGCGGGGCGCGACCGGGCGCTGCCCGACCTGCGCGGGGTCCTGCCGCTCGTCAACGCCCGCGGGCTCGTCCCCGCATCGCGCGAGACCGGCACGACCGCGATCTCGTATCTGTTCTTCGCGCCCGACAGCTCGGTCGACGACCAGGTGGCGACCGCGCACGCGTTCACCGCCCGCGAGGTCTCGCGGCCCGACGACGCGCTCGTCGGGGTCACCGGCGTGGTTCCGGCGCGCCTCGCCCAGTGGCACGCCATCTCCACCGCGCTGCCGTGGCTGACGCTGGTGACCGTGCTCCTCATCGCCGCCGTCGTCGGCCTGCGCTTCCGGGCGCTCGGGGCACCGCTCGTGTCGCTCGCCGCCGCGGGCATCGCCTACGTCATCTCGACCCGGGCCGTGGGGTGGCTCGACGAGCGCTCCGGCCTGTCGGTGCCGCAGGAGGCCGAGCCCGTCATGGTCGTCCTCCTGCTCGGCATCGTCACCGATTACGCGATCTTCTACCTCGAGTCGACGCGGACCGCGCACGGCCGG from Capillimicrobium parvum encodes the following:
- a CDS encoding serine hydrolase domain-containing protein, with the protein product MRRFLAGMGLTVLAVAVCLTAGVSAAGAAASKRDAALTKGVRGALAHADVSGAIVGVWQRGRRPYLRAFGTRDPATNEPMATNLHMRIGSVTKTFTITAILQLVDQGKLSLDDKIGKYIPGVTGGDQITLRQLASMTSGIPSYTFDPRFDEDLVSDPHREFTPQQLLGYVAGQPLMFAPGTSFAYSNTNTILLGLVVEQVSGQSLPDYLRQHILQPLGMSRTSFPLTSDMPAPFAHGFTQLSPSSPVTDATNYNPSWTWAAGQLVSDAHDLRIWARRLISGRGLLSPATQRERLASVAGPGDPIAYGIGLFNVQGWLGHNGSLPGYQTLTLRRPKARATIVALLTSDIEVGGRAPSTLVGQAITKVITPKHVYTLPAAPTAEPE